The segment ATTTTCGGATCCAAACCGAAACTGTTCTTGTAATATTTGATCCCTACTTTCATGCAAGTAGGTTTTCCATCCGTAATCATGAAAATTTGCTTGTTCTGATTCTTTCGCTTGCGCAAAATATCCATAGCCAACTCCAAACCAGCAACTGTATTGGTATGATAGGGACCTACACTCAAGTAGGGCAAATCTTTGATTTCGATCTGCCATGCGTCATTGCCAAATACTATCACGTCGAGTGTATCCTTTTTGTACTTCTTCAAAATCAATTCTGACAAGGCCATCGCTACTTTCTTAGCAGGTGTGATCCGATCCTCCCCATACAAGATCATCGAGTGACTGATATCAATCATCAGCACTGTAGAGGTCTGAGTTTTATACTCATTGTCTACTACCTCCAAATCCCTCTCTGTCAAAGAAAACTCTCCTAAACCATTGTTGATCTGAGCATTGCGGATGCTATCCGTCATGGCAATATTGTCTGGAGAGTCTCCAAACTGAAAATCACGCATATCGACACTTTTCTCATCACCCTGACCTGTCACAAAAGTCTTGTGACTGCCATGTCCTGATTTTCTCAACTTACCAAAAATCTCCTCCAAAGCACTCTTTCTAAATGTACTCTCAGTCTTGGCGGTAATCTTTAATTTACCATCAGCAGGATCGTCCCTAAGTAAACCTTGTTTTTTCAGATCCTCAATAAAATCACCTATACCATACCCTTCTGTGGATATGCCATATTGTTTATCAAGGTTGGTCAGCCAGCTCAATGCTTCATTGGGATCTCCTGAAGTGATCAGTAGCAATTCTCGGAAAATATTCCAAAGACTATCGAATGTACTCTCGTTTTCGGTGTCTGGTGGAACAAAATCTGTAAAGCGATATCCTTGCATCTTGTAGATTTAATGTACTTACAATAAAACTAATATTAATGTTTAGGGTTTTGGTATTTATTGATTAATTTGAAAAAAATAATCGCACCATATTGATACACTGATGGCAGGAAGACGCCCCATATTTGCTTCACTTGTACATGACACGTATATGTTCATCAGAGATAGTACGTTCAAAATAATTTTGGAACCCAGCCCTGACAAGATAAAAAAGAAAAAGGCTAAAAGAAATGCTAAAAAAACAAAACCCCAATGATTGAATCACTGGGGTTTTGTTTGCTATTTACTTTTTTCAGGCATGGTTCTAAAGACCAAATCCCAAATCGGTGAACTCACACCAAAGGCTCGGTCTGGTTGCTTGTAGTGATGAATGCCATGGTGGACCCACCATATTTTCAAAGCATTTTTTGGTGGTTGAAACGCGTGTACCATATAATGTACCCATAGATAAGCCGCATATCCCATCAAAAAGCCAGGTAAAAATGCATATGCATAATCTCCCATGATCAAGCGATAAATCAAAAAGAACACAAACGATACCACAAGACTCACTGGTAACGGCATGGCCAATCGGTCTTTATCCCTAGGGTAATCATGATGTACTCCATGAGCAGTATACACGAATTTCTTTTTGGCAGGTGTATCTTCAGTCATGTGAAAAACATGACGATGCATCATGTATTCTATAAAGGTAAAAAACAGTAATCCGCCCAAAAATAACAGCATGGTAGTACCTACAGCAATACCCATCACAGCAACAGATTGATAGATCAAGTAGATTGATATCATCGAGAAGGCTGTAAGTGGTAAAGAAATATGTGTACGCGTTAATCTTTCGAGAAATGGATTGTTAAAAATCTTTCCCGTACCTGAGTTCCTAGGTTGATGTGATGTTTCCATATATGATTAAATATATGTTCAATTACGTTTTAATTCTAAAATGTGTTGTGGTAAAAATATTTTACTTCCTTTTCTAAACCAAGGTCTTTTTAAATTCTTCTATTGTATGTCTATAAAATTCTTCATACTTGGGCAGTATGTTTTTGATATCAAACTTCTTAGCTCTTGCCAGAGCACGGCTCTTGAAACCGGGCAAATTCTGATCATCCAAAATCTTGAGTGCTGCTGCAGCCATCGCGTCAATGTCTCCTACATCACATAAGTATCCTGAGTCTCCATCCTTATTTAATTCTGGCAAACCACCTGCATTGGTACTGACTACTGGGACCTCGCAAGCCATCGCTTCTAGAGCTGCCAATCCAAAGCTTTCCTTTTCTGAAGTCATCAAGAATAAGTCACTCACACTCAGCACTTCTTCCACAGCTTCCAATTTACCTAAAAACCTCACATCATCTCCATCCTTGCAGGCAATATCTCTAGACAATGTCTCGATATGTGACCTTTCAGGCCCATCCCCAACCAACAATAACTTGACAGGTATTTTTTCTCTCACTTTGCAGAATACTTTGACCACATCCTCTACTCTTTTTACTTTTCTAAAGTTAGAAGTATGTACAATCAATTTTTCTCCATTGGGGCAAATTGCCGTTTTAAAATGATCTTTCTTCTGTTTTTTGAATCGCTTTAGATCAATAAAATTGTGAATGACTTTTATATCCTTTTGTATATTGAAGAGACTTAAAGTATCCTTTCTCAAATCATCAGAAACAGAAGTAATCCCGTTGGACTGATTGATAGAAAATGTCACCACGGGTTCCAAAGAAGCGTCCTTACCTACTATGGTGATATCCGTGCCATGCAACGTCGTGATAAAAGGTATGTGATATCCTTCGGATTTTAAGATCTCTCTAGCCATGTATGCAGCTGATGCATGAGGGACAGCATAGTGCACATGAAAAATATCGAGCTCTTCATGCTTGGCTACATCCACCATTTTACTTGCCAATGCAATCTCATAAGGTGGGTATTGGAACAAAGGATAGGGCTTGATATCTACCTCGTGATAATACAGATTTTCGTTGAAAAAACTTAGCCTAGTGGGTTGAGAGTAAGTAATAAAGTGAATTTCATGTCCTTCTTTGGCGAGCGCCTTTCCCAGTTCGGTTGCCACTACTCCAGACCCACCATAGGTGGGGTAGCATACTATGCCTATTTTCATATATAATATTTTTGTACTCTACAGATGTAGTGTTGACCCAATCATGATCTAAAACCAAAAATGCGTTTACATCTCATGATTCACAACCTTATCCTCGGATAAAATTGACTCATACATCAAATCGTGAATCTTAGTACGTGTATTGTTGCGAATGAGTTTGTAATTCTGCGGATCTGGATAAATCCTGTTGGACAAAAATATGTAGACCATATCATACTCAGGATCTGCCCAAACGGACGTTCCTGTAAATCCAGTATGTCCAAAAGCCTGATCTGAAGCGTATTTGGAAGTATTCCCCACTGATCTGCGTGGCTTGTCCCAGCCTAGAGCTCTGCTGTATTTGACATTGTTTATTTCTGTAAATGTTTGTACCAATACACTGTCAAAAACCTGTTGCCCACCATAATAACCTTGTTGCAGCATCATTTCCATGTATTTAGCTAGATCATTACTATTAGAAAATAAGCCCGCATGACCACTCACTCCTCCCAGCAATGCCGCATTGCGATCATGCACTTGTCCCCTGAGCAGACTGTTGCGAAAACTACCGTCCAATTCAGTTGGTGCAATTTGACTCTCTGGAAAAAAACGCAACGGATTGTACAAAGTGTGATCCATCGAAAGAGGAGCAAAAACCAAGCTGTCCACCAAATGATCTATCGTTATTTTTTCTCTCTCCTCCACTATATCTTTCATGATCATAAAACCTAAATCACTGTATAAATAGCGGTAGGTACTGTCTGAATTTTTTAGACTGTTGAATGAGGATTGTCCTATCCAGGTGCTAATAGAGTCGGACCAATTGATTTTGGAATACTCGTATTTATTTCTTTTCAAGGATTTCTTGTAAAAAAAGTCTGCACTGTCTGCAATGTAGGAGGCATGTTGCCAAAACGGTATATAAGATTTCAACCCTGCCTGATGCGACAACAAGTCTGTTAGCCTCAAATTTGATTTATCCGAAACCCTATACCTATCAGAATAATCACCCAAGCGTCCATTGAGATCCAGTCCACCATGTGCCACTTCATTCATAATAACAGGTACAGTCACAGTAGTCTTGGTCACTGATGCTATGTCATACAGATAGTCCCATTTGACCTCCTCCAAACTATCATAAGTCAAGTAGCCAAATGTCTTGCTATATACCACGGCCCCATTTTTAACCATCAATATTTGACAACCCGGAAAGGACTGCTCGCGAATATCATATACTACCAAACTGTCTATCATCGCCAACTTGGACACATCCACTCCTAATAATGACGGATCGATGTAACTCAGTCGACGAAGAGATTCCCGTGGTACACCTAGTCTTTTGCCACTCAAGGTCAGGTATGAAGGCAACTGACCCTTGATATCCATCGCCCCAAATACCATCTGCACCATGACATTCATGGTAGCCATGCTCATGTCTGGCGACCACATCAATGTGGACAATTGATCCAAATACCTGATATTAGACTGAGCACCTTGATACAAGACCCCCACCTGATGGTAGTCTTCGAGGAGTAGCAAACGCTCCAGATAAACCTGAATGTCTCGCAAGTGTATCACACTGGATAAATCCACTAGTAAATTGCTCTTGGCAGGAAACAGCCTCAACAACGAATCCACTGGAAGTAGTAGTTGTGACAAATCCATTTTGTGGCTGGATTTGTACAAGTCAGTCATATGATAAAACTCCTTCTTGTTCCTACTGCTAGAAAATGAGTAAAACTGATTGCTGCGCAGATCTCGAATAGGAAAATAGTCCTTGTCATCCTTGACCAAAGTAACTGTAGCAGTAGTAAATTGATAGGCTAGTTTAGCAAACAACTTTTCAGAAAATGGCTCAATGACTGGTTGAATAGATTCCAGTTGGTGCCACCTATCATAGTATCTCTTGACGGCTTCCTTGAAGTAGGATTTTTTCATCACTTCACTATCCAAGAGTTGATTCAATATCTGATGACTAGACATATGTTCATTGACTACCAATGCACTCATCCCCAATACCCATTGATTTTTTTTACTATCTAGCAAACTTCCCATTTCGAAAGTTTCTATGATCAATCCATCAAAATCTGTTTCTCTCAAAAAGCGTCTTCGCAATTTTTTCTTGGTCAATGCCTCATCAGCTATGGCACGTGACTCCAACCAATCCACTTTGGTCCAGTTGATTTCATCCTGATACTTACCAATAAATTCGGCACAATCATTACCAAACGATAAGTGAATCCCTCGATCTTGCAAGGTCTGTAGGTACTGTAGCACCTTACCAGCTTCTGCATCTCCATAGTAGCTAGGGAATCGATCAAAATGCAACAACCCCACACCCATCCCATGCAACAGTGAGGCATTATTCTCAGCCAATTGCTTGACCATGACATTATCCCTGAGACACTCCACTACTTCGTCATCAGGCAATGATTCCAGTTGTCCAAAAGGTAGTTCGAACACGCCTTTGGCTTTGGCGACAAAGAGGGGTGGCGTTTCTGCTACATGCTGAATATTTTGAATCCACTCACGTACTGCCTCATAATTGCCATCGCTAAGGTAAACAGCACCAATACCATAGGTTAAAATCAACCCTTCGAGAGCAACTCTCTGGTTGTAATCTCCAAAATCTTGAAAATCATAGTAGATGACAGGGAGGTGTGATTTACTCTTGTTCCACGCGATATACATAGAATCTCTGTCTGCTGAATTCTCTAAGTCTCCGCAGGTTGCATCCCATGACAGACAGGAAAGGAGTAAAAAGATTAACCCAACCCGTGCGATGAAAGGACGTAATAAATTATATTCTAAGTAAGTTTGCATACCAACAATGAATATCTACTACAGGTGGGTGGATAGTAATAAAAAGATTTTTTGTAACAATCACAATCAATGTGACAACAAAAAACTTACATAAACAGTGCCATAAACTATTAACGACAAGAAATTCAATCGCGTATTATGAAATTTCCTTCTTTCATAAAAACCACCAAATACAGTCAATTTAGCTACGAGCCTCGCTATTATGATCCTATCAAGGAAGAAATAGACACCAAAATGAAAGCTGCCCGTGCCAGACAAGCAGGCATTGATGCAGGTGATTCTTCCATGGAATACAAGTCAAGTATTTCAGCGGCATTTGGCAAGAGGGAAAAAAAATCTAACCAAACATCTATCGTCCAATTGCTACTGGCAGCAGCCATATTTGGCGTTGTGGTAGGATGGTTGTTCGTTGGCAATGACGTGTTCTACATTTTTCTGGTGCTTTCTCCATTGTATTTTTATTTTCGACTCAAAAAGAAAAAATCACCTACACATTAATGCAAGACATCATTCACTTATTGCCTGATGCAATTGCCAATCAAATAGCTGCGGGTGAAGTCGTCCAACGTCCAGCGTCCGTTGTAAAGGAATTGCTCGAAAACAGTATTGATGCGGAGAGTAGCAAAATTCAGCTAATCGTATCTGATGCAGGAAAAAATCTGATTCAAGTCGTGGATGATGGCAAAGGCATGAGCGAAACGGATGCCCGTATGAGTTTTGAGCGACATGCGACATCTAAAATCCGAACCTCGCAGGATTTGTTCAATATCCGCACGATGGGTTTTCGTGGAGAAGCTTTGGCATCTATTGCGGCAGTAGCTCGCGTCGAACTCAAAACCAAAACCGAATCGAAAGAACTAGGCACCTCTATCTTGATAGAAGCCTCAGAAGTGAAACATCAGTCACCAGACACGATGAACAAAGGCACGTCTATAGCAGTGAAAAACCTATTCTTCAACGTACCTGCCCGAAGGAATTTCCTCAAAAGCAATCCTGTAGAAATGCGCCACATCATAGACGAGTTTCAAAGAGTCGCTCTAGCCAATCCTCAGGTCAGCATGCATCTCACGCAAAACGACAAGGAAATCTACAACGCCCCAGGAGGAAAACTAAGTCAGAGAATCGTCCACCTCTTTGGAAAAAACTACCAAAGCCAGATGATCGCATGTCATGAAGAAACAGAATGGCTCAAAATCACTGGATATATAGGTAAACCCGAGCATGCCAAGAAGACAAGAGGAGAACAATTCTTTTTTGTGAACAATCGGTTTATCAAAAGTGGCTATTTGAACCATGCTGTTCAGGGAGCGTTTGAGGGATTAATCAAAGACGATCAGCACCCGTTTTACGCCCTGTACTTAGAGATGGATCCTGCGCGTATTGACATCAACGTACACCCAACCAAAACAGAGATCAAATTTGAAGATGAAAGGAGTGTCTATGGCATCATCAAATCTGCTGTAAAACAGGCTTTGGGCACACACAACGTGACTCCTTCATTGGATTTTCATACAGATGTCAATTTTGAGAATTTCGCAGTACATAGCTACAAATTCGAGTCTGGCACTGCTACCAAGGACAAAAGTTATGGCAATTTCAAGTCTATAGACCATCAACAAGGCAAATCAGCCAGATGGGAAAGTCTCTATGAGAGCGCTATCAATGAATCTACCCTGTCTCCAGCCGAAATCCGACAAGAAGAAATGGCTGGTTTTGATCAAAACAAGGCGGATGACCGACAGGAAAAAGTGCAAATGGAAATCTCTTCTCAGATGTCTACCGCACAGGTCAATACGTCAGACCCCATACTCATGCACGAAAAATACGTGATGAAGCAGGTCAAGTCTGGCGTCATGATATTGGATGCTGTACTGGCACATGAGCGAATCCTCTACGAGAAGTACAAACATACACTCAGCAACAAGACAGGGATGTCCCAGAAATGTCTATTCCCTGTCCATTTAGAGCTCAGTCCTGGCGACTTCTCATTGGTCATGGAATTGGAAAGCGAAATCTCTGCATTAGGATTTGAATTTGAAATATTCGGAGGGCATAGCATCTCCATCAATGGTGTGCCTGCTGATGCCCAAAACATCAACGAAAAGGAATTGTTGGAAGGATTGATTGAACAGTTCAAGTTCAACAAATCCGAACTTTCACTCAACAAACAAGAAAACATTGCCAGATCCATTGCCAAGAGATCTGCGAGTCGTACGAAAATTTCCAAAGAAATCGTCGAACTCAAAAGTCTCATCGATCGTTTGTTTGCCTGCGATCAACCCAATTATACTCCTAATGGTACTCCTACATTTGTTATCTTAGGGCTCGAAAAAATTGTAGAATTTTTTAAGTACAAATAAATGTTCAATCTGACACCCATGGTCAAAAACATCCTGATAATCAACATCGGGATTTTCTTAATAGGCTCTTTGCTCAAGCTAGACTTGTCGCACCTCTTTGGTGTACACTACATATTCTCGTCTGGTTTTTTTATTTTTCAATACGTCACCTACATGTGGTTGCATGCCAGTTTCATGCATGTACTGAGCAACATGTTTGCTGTACTGATATTCGGACCTATGCTGGAGAGAGTTTGGGGATCCAAAAAATTCCTTATTTTCTACCTGATCACAGGTATCGGTGCTGGTCTACTCTATGGAGTGGCTGACACGATCGAAAAAAACAACCTGAGCAACGCCAAAGAGCAGTTTGTAGACAACCCCAACCCTGAGGACTTTTACATTTACATCCATAATTACAACCGAGGTTATGACATGGTCAAGTTAGGAGACTTTGCAGATCAGTATTACGAGCATGCGGATGATCTCAGCTACACCAGTCAGGCAGTGTCAATCGTCAATAGAATGTACGAAGACATGGTCAACATACCTATGGTAGGGGCATCAGGGGCGGTTTTCGGCATACTGATGGCCTTCGGCATGCTCTTTCCCAATACTCAATTGATTCTGCTATTTCCTCCCATACCCATCAAGGCAAAATATTTGGTGTTTTTCTATGGAGCTTATGAACTTTATTCGGAAATTAACAGGAGTGGAACAGACAATGTCGCCCATTTGGCACACTTGAGTGGTATGCTCATTGCCTTTGTCCTACTGAAGTACTGGGCAAGAAACGGACGTGATTTTTATTAAATAATAGACGATATATCTATGGATAATTTACTTGATGATTTCAAAAACGCATGGAGGAGACCAAACAATGCTCTGCCGCAAATCATCATTATCAATGTGGTTATTTTTCTGGTACTAGCAGTACTTAACATTTTCGGGAAAATCGCAGGTGTAGAGTTTATTTCGAATTTTGTGTACGATCAGTTTAGCATCCCTCCTGCTTTTGCAGATTTCATTCAGCGACCATGGACGCTTATCACTTATGCTTTCGCGCATAGCCTGAACAGCATTTTTCATATCCTGTTCAACATGCTCGTTTTGTACTGGTTTGGCAAATTAATCGTTGAGTATCTGGGCAATCAAAAACTCATCAACCTATACGTACTTGGTGCACTGGCGGGTGGCATTATCTATCTCTTAGTTTACAATTTGATCCCCTACTACATCGACAGGTCCAATTTCCCAGGAATGGTAGGAGCCTCTGCGGCAGTCTATGCCATCACGTTAGCAGCAGCAACCCTACTACCCAATTACACCTTTTATCTGATGTTTTTAGGCCCTGTCAAGATCAAGTACATCGCAGGATTCTATATCTTGATTTCGTTTTTGGGTACTGTGGGAGGCAATGCTGGAGGCAATATAGCACATTTGGGAGGTGCTTTTATCGGCTATGTCTATATCAAGCAGTTGCAATCTGGAACGGACTGGGGTCTATGGATTGGTGGCGTGATGTCATTTTTCAAGAGCTTGTTTACCAAACAAGCTCCTATCAAAGTGTCTCACAAGAGAGCTAAAACGGAAAATCGAAGCGCTACAACTAGTAAGACTACATCAAGCACAGGACACAACATCGCCAACCAAGCGGAGATTGATGCGATTTTGGACAAAATATCGCAATCTGGCTATGAAAGCCTGAGCAAAGAAGAAAAGCAAAAACTATTTAATGCTAGTAACAAGAGTTGAATACGAGAGTAGAATTAAGAACCAAGAGTCAAGACAGAAAGTGAATCAGTTTTGTAGTCCTCGCTCCAATCCTGTGTCTTGGTTCTTTATCTAATGTAAAAAATCATTCAGTTTCTACCTCTTCTTCTATTTCAGAGAGAGGTTTCAAGTTATCAGGAATTTCTTCTTCCTCTGCGTCGTAAGGGTAAACTTCCACCACATTGGTTTTTGCTATTGATGGAATTTCGAAAGGCACTAGCATAGAATTCAAACTATCACTCACTCGATCAAAGGCATGCTTTAGGTCTTCAGCATTCACTAAGAAGTAGGTGTTTACATTTACTTCCTTGCCACTATCACCATCTACACTAGAGTAAGTCACTTTTGCCTTGTACCAATAATCAGCATCTTCAAAATGGATTAATTCACCGATGTTGGTTTTGGAGATATTGGTAACGGCAAACTCGCCACTGACATCTCGCTCCATCGCAGCATAAATACGCGACTCAGCCTCAGTATAACTCATGGCATCCACCAAGAAAACATCTGTGGTTTGTTTCATGATTCCTTCGTCATTCACCTTACCATACTTCACTTTGCACGAATACCATATTTTCATTCTTGTAGCTTATTAATTTAATAAATTGATTTTGCAGGACTCAAAAGTAGACCTTAGCAAAGCTAAATTCCAACAAACTTAAAATCATCAGCAAACTATTTTCTATTTTTACTCTTCACAAAATGAAAATCAAACAGTTATGAGAATAATTTTCTTTGCTCTATTAATTATCAGCTTCAACAGCTTAGCTCAAGTCGGTGGTGTATTTCCAGACATGGCAACAGAATCCCTAACCAACAACATGATTGATCTCCCTTCTCAAATCAAAGGTAAGTATGCTTTGATCGGCTTGGCCTATTCCAAAAAGGCAGAAGAAGATTTGCAACACTGGTTTTCACCAGTTTACAACAACTTCATTCACAAATCAGAGACACCTAATCCATTTAAGTTTGAATATGACATCAATACATACTTCATTCCTATGCTCACTGGCGCCAAAAGACCTGCCTATAAAAACACAATGAAAAAAGTGCAGGAAACTGTTGACCCTAGGCTTAGACCACATGTATTGTTTTATGAAGGAACTATGAATCAATACAGAAACCTGCTCAAACTAGAGGAATCTGATCTACCCTACTTTTTCATATTAGATCCTGATGGCGTGATCATTCATACTGCACAAGGAAGGTACACGGATAAGAAGATGCAAGAAATCATCAATGCCCTCGCTCCCTCACTTAAAAACTAAAGTACAATTCACACAATTGGAAAAGCGTGTAATGATAGCATCCAACTTATAGTACGGACTTTCTTATAAACACAGAATAAAAAAAGCTGGCTAATGTCAGCTTTTTTTATGCACTTATATCAAGAATCTACAATTCGTTCATTAATCATGAAAAAAAATAAAAATATTATACAACCGTTGCATGTAATATAAAATATTATACACATATTTGCTTATTAACTAACTAAATATCAATTAGATGAAACTTATAAAAGCAGTATTAGTAGTATTTACCATCCTCACTTTAGCATCAGCTTGTAGCCAGGAAGAAGATTTGGTTTTCCCATCTATTGACACGAAAGAAGCAACTGGTGGTGCGAGTGGAGACAGAGATAACGGAAAAACACCTCCTGTCCCTTCTAATTAGAATCAACCAGACATTACTCTAGCTAAAAACATGACAAGAACTAAATAATCAAAAGATGAAATTTATAAAAGCAGCATTAGTAGTATTTACCATCCTGACTTTAACATCAGCTTGTAGCCAAGAAGAAGATTTGATACTCCCATCTATTGACACGAAAGAAGCAACTGGTGGTGCGAGTGGAGACAGAGATAACGGAAAAACACCTCCTGTCCCTTCTAATTAGAATCAACCAGACGTTACTCTAGCTAAAAACATAACAAGAACTAAATAATCAAAAGATGAAATTTATAAAAGCAGTATTAATAGCATTTACCATCCTTACTTTAGCATCAGCTTGTAGTCAAGAAGAAGATTTGATTTTACCATCTATTGACACGAAAGAAGCAAC is part of the Reichenbachiella agarivorans genome and harbors:
- a CDS encoding rhomboid family intramembrane serine protease produces the protein MFNLTPMVKNILIINIGIFLIGSLLKLDLSHLFGVHYIFSSGFFIFQYVTYMWLHASFMHVLSNMFAVLIFGPMLERVWGSKKFLIFYLITGIGAGLLYGVADTIEKNNLSNAKEQFVDNPNPEDFYIYIHNYNRGYDMVKLGDFADQYYEHADDLSYTSQAVSIVNRMYEDMVNIPMVGASGAVFGILMAFGMLFPNTQLILLFPPIPIKAKYLVFFYGAYELYSEINRSGTDNVAHLAHLSGMLIAFVLLKYWARNGRDFY
- a CDS encoding DUF4494 domain-containing protein codes for the protein MKIWYSCKVKYGKVNDEGIMKQTTDVFLVDAMSYTEAESRIYAAMERDVSGEFAVTNISKTNIGELIHFEDADYWYKAKVTYSSVDGDSGKEVNVNTYFLVNAEDLKHAFDRVSDSLNSMLVPFEIPSIAKTNVVEVYPYDAEEEEIPDNLKPLSEIEEEVETE
- a CDS encoding serine hydrolase; this translates as MYIAWNKSKSHLPVIYYDFQDFGDYNQRVALEGLILTYGIGAVYLSDGNYEAVREWIQNIQHVAETPPLFVAKAKGVFELPFGQLESLPDDEVVECLRDNVMVKQLAENNASLLHGMGVGLLHFDRFPSYYGDAEAGKVLQYLQTLQDRGIHLSFGNDCAEFIGKYQDEINWTKVDWLESRAIADEALTKKKLRRRFLRETDFDGLIIETFEMGSLLDSKKNQWVLGMSALVVNEHMSSHQILNQLLDSEVMKKSYFKEAVKRYYDRWHQLESIQPVIEPFSEKLFAKLAYQFTTATVTLVKDDKDYFPIRDLRSNQFYSFSSSRNKKEFYHMTDLYKSSHKMDLSQLLLPVDSLLRLFPAKSNLLVDLSSVIHLRDIQVYLERLLLLEDYHQVGVLYQGAQSNIRYLDQLSTLMWSPDMSMATMNVMVQMVFGAMDIKGQLPSYLTLSGKRLGVPRESLRRLSYIDPSLLGVDVSKLAMIDSLVVYDIREQSFPGCQILMVKNGAVVYSKTFGYLTYDSLEEVKWDYLYDIASVTKTTVTVPVIMNEVAHGGLDLNGRLGDYSDRYRVSDKSNLRLTDLLSHQAGLKSYIPFWQHASYIADSADFFYKKSLKRNKYEYSKINWSDSISTWIGQSSFNSLKNSDSTYRYLYSDLGFMIMKDIVEEREKITIDHLVDSLVFAPLSMDHTLYNPLRFFPESQIAPTELDGSFRNSLLRGQVHDRNAALLGGVSGHAGLFSNSNDLAKYMEMMLQQGYYGGQQVFDSVLVQTFTEINNVKYSRALGWDKPRRSVGNTSKYASDQAFGHTGFTGTSVWADPEYDMVYIFLSNRIYPDPQNYKLIRNNTRTKIHDLMYESILSEDKVVNHEM
- the mutL gene encoding DNA mismatch repair endonuclease MutL, translating into MQDIIHLLPDAIANQIAAGEVVQRPASVVKELLENSIDAESSKIQLIVSDAGKNLIQVVDDGKGMSETDARMSFERHATSKIRTSQDLFNIRTMGFRGEALASIAAVARVELKTKTESKELGTSILIEASEVKHQSPDTMNKGTSIAVKNLFFNVPARRNFLKSNPVEMRHIIDEFQRVALANPQVSMHLTQNDKEIYNAPGGKLSQRIVHLFGKNYQSQMIACHEETEWLKITGYIGKPEHAKKTRGEQFFFVNNRFIKSGYLNHAVQGAFEGLIKDDQHPFYALYLEMDPARIDINVHPTKTEIKFEDERSVYGIIKSAVKQALGTHNVTPSLDFHTDVNFENFAVHSYKFESGTATKDKSYGNFKSIDHQQGKSARWESLYESAINESTLSPAEIRQEEMAGFDQNKADDRQEKVQMEISSQMSTAQVNTSDPILMHEKYVMKQVKSGVMILDAVLAHERILYEKYKHTLSNKTGMSQKCLFPVHLELSPGDFSLVMELESEISALGFEFEIFGGHSISINGVPADAQNINEKELLEGLIEQFKFNKSELSLNKQENIARSIAKRSASRTKISKEIVELKSLIDRLFACDQPNYTPNGTPTFVILGLEKIVEFFKYK
- the bshA gene encoding N-acetyl-alpha-D-glucosaminyl L-malate synthase BshA; translation: MKIGIVCYPTYGGSGVVATELGKALAKEGHEIHFITYSQPTRLSFFNENLYYHEVDIKPYPLFQYPPYEIALASKMVDVAKHEELDIFHVHYAVPHASAAYMAREILKSEGYHIPFITTLHGTDITIVGKDASLEPVVTFSINQSNGITSVSDDLRKDTLSLFNIQKDIKVIHNFIDLKRFKKQKKDHFKTAICPNGEKLIVHTSNFRKVKRVEDVVKVFCKVREKIPVKLLLVGDGPERSHIETLSRDIACKDGDDVRFLGKLEAVEEVLSVSDLFLMTSEKESFGLAALEAMACEVPVVSTNAGGLPELNKDGDSGYLCDVGDIDAMAAAALKILDDQNLPGFKSRALARAKKFDIKNILPKYEEFYRHTIEEFKKTLV
- a CDS encoding sterol desaturase family protein; its protein translation is MISIYLIYQSVAVMGIAVGTTMLLFLGGLLFFTFIEYMMHRHVFHMTEDTPAKKKFVYTAHGVHHDYPRDKDRLAMPLPVSLVVSFVFFLIYRLIMGDYAYAFLPGFLMGYAAYLWVHYMVHAFQPPKNALKIWWVHHGIHHYKQPDRAFGVSSPIWDLVFRTMPEKSK
- a CDS encoding rhomboid family protein — protein: MDNLLDDFKNAWRRPNNALPQIIIINVVIFLVLAVLNIFGKIAGVEFISNFVYDQFSIPPAFADFIQRPWTLITYAFAHSLNSIFHILFNMLVLYWFGKLIVEYLGNQKLINLYVLGALAGGIIYLLVYNLIPYYIDRSNFPGMVGASAAVYAITLAAATLLPNYTFYLMFLGPVKIKYIAGFYILISFLGTVGGNAGGNIAHLGGAFIGYVYIKQLQSGTDWGLWIGGVMSFFKSLFTKQAPIKVSHKRAKTENRSATTSKTTSSTGHNIANQAEIDAILDKISQSGYESLSKEEKQKLFNASNKS
- a CDS encoding vWA domain-containing protein, which encodes MQGYRFTDFVPPDTENESTFDSLWNIFRELLLITSGDPNEALSWLTNLDKQYGISTEGYGIGDFIEDLKKQGLLRDDPADGKLKITAKTESTFRKSALEEIFGKLRKSGHGSHKTFVTGQGDEKSVDMRDFQFGDSPDNIAMTDSIRNAQINNGLGEFSLTERDLEVVDNEYKTQTSTVLMIDISHSMILYGEDRITPAKKVAMALSELILKKYKKDTLDVIVFGNDAWQIEIKDLPYLSVGPYHTNTVAGLELAMDILRKRKNQNKQIFMITDGKPTCMKVGIKYYKNSFGLDPKILKKTMNLAASCRKLNIPITTFMIASDPYLKQFVKDFTAANNGNAYYSDLQGLGNIVFEDFKKNRRKNYRW